One window of Mediterraneibacter gnavus ATCC 29149 genomic DNA carries:
- a CDS encoding substrate-binding domain-containing protein, which translates to MKRRAGKRLIGVMTAGFVLLILILITIGVLQDSSQNKRTYKIIMVPKTIDESNDFWTGLIEGAKLGAEEFGCEIEVVGSDSEDDYEGQNRLIEESIKKNPDAFLIAPCSYTHTTEAVQEAINAGIKVILVDSVIDKEIANGVVATDNFKAGKELGTFAKTILKPDSKIGVVAHVKGSSTATEREDGIREGLGEDQNRIQDIVYCNSSYDLASDLTEKMLKERPEIDVVIGTNEYSAVGAARGVKKMGMEDQVKVVGFDNSVEQIQLLEAGVFQGIVIQKPFNIGYLGVEQAVKAIEGYPMEYNLDSGCKLITKENMYEEENQRLLYSFSGQQ; encoded by the coding sequence GTGCTTTTGATCCTGATTCTGATCACGATCGGTGTACTTCAGGACAGCTCTCAAAATAAGCGGACTTATAAGATCATCATGGTTCCTAAGACCATTGATGAATCCAATGATTTCTGGACCGGGCTGATCGAAGGAGCAAAGCTGGGAGCAGAAGAATTTGGCTGTGAGATCGAGGTGGTCGGAAGTGATTCAGAGGATGATTATGAAGGGCAGAACCGGCTGATTGAAGAGAGTATCAAGAAGAATCCGGATGCGTTTCTGATTGCGCCATGCAGTTATACTCATACGACAGAAGCAGTGCAGGAGGCGATCAATGCCGGTATCAAAGTAATCCTGGTGGACTCTGTGATCGACAAAGAAATTGCCAACGGAGTGGTTGCGACCGACAATTTTAAAGCAGGGAAAGAACTGGGAACGTTTGCAAAAACAATTTTAAAACCGGATTCAAAGATCGGAGTTGTGGCGCACGTAAAAGGAAGCTCCACAGCGACAGAAAGAGAGGATGGGATCAGAGAAGGTCTGGGAGAGGATCAAAATCGGATTCAGGATATTGTCTACTGTAATTCTTCTTACGATCTTGCAAGCGATCTGACAGAAAAAATGTTAAAAGAACGGCCGGAGATTGATGTTGTGATTGGAACGAATGAATATTCAGCAGTCGGCGCTGCCCGCGGCGTCAAAAAAATGGGGATGGAAGATCAGGTGAAGGTTGTTGGATTTGACAACTCCGTGGAGCAGATCCAGCTTTTGGAAGCCGGAGTCTTTCAGGGGATCGTGATCCAGAAACCATTTAATATCGGATATCTGGGGGTGGAACAGGCAGTAAAAGCAATTGAAGGCTATCCGATGGAATATAATCTGGATTCCGGCTGTAAGCTGATCACCAAAGAGAATATGTATGAAGAGGAAAATCAAAGACTTTTATACTCGTTTTCCGGTCAACAGTAA